One genomic segment of Halalkalicoccus tibetensis includes these proteins:
- the sucD gene encoding succinate--CoA ligase subunit alpha, whose protein sequence is MSILVDDDTRVVVQGITGGEGKFHAEQMMEYGTNVVAGAVPGRGGQEVAGVPVYDTVNQAVREENADASVIFVPPAFAADAIFESLDSELDLAVAITEGIPTQDMSKVYKRLSEVDTHLVGPNCPGLITPGEAKLGILPGNIFSSGNVGLVSRSGTLTYQVVDNLTNRGLGQTTAVGIGGDPIIGTSFVDALSLFEEDPETEAVVMCGEIGGEDEEQAAAFIDENMETPVAGFIAGRTAPPGKRMGHAGAIVSGSGTGTAESKIDALNDAGVPVGDTPEEVADNVEELL, encoded by the coding sequence ATGAGCATTCTAGTCGACGACGACACCCGCGTGGTCGTACAGGGCATCACCGGCGGCGAGGGCAAGTTCCATGCCGAGCAGATGATGGAGTACGGCACGAACGTCGTCGCGGGCGCGGTGCCCGGACGCGGCGGTCAGGAAGTGGCCGGCGTGCCGGTTTACGACACGGTCAACCAAGCAGTCAGGGAGGAGAACGCGGACGCATCCGTCATCTTCGTCCCGCCCGCGTTCGCCGCGGACGCCATCTTCGAGTCGCTCGACTCCGAGCTCGACCTCGCGGTCGCCATCACCGAGGGGATCCCGACCCAGGACATGAGCAAGGTCTACAAGCGCCTCTCGGAGGTCGACACCCACCTCGTCGGCCCGAACTGTCCCGGCCTCATCACCCCCGGCGAGGCAAAACTCGGCATCCTGCCGGGCAACATCTTCTCGTCGGGCAACGTCGGGCTGGTCTCACGCTCGGGCACCCTGACCTACCAGGTCGTCGACAACCTCACGAACCGCGGGCTGGGTCAGACCACCGCGGTCGGGATCGGCGGCGACCCGATCATCGGCACCTCGTTCGTCGACGCGCTCTCGCTGTTCGAAGAGGACCCCGAGACCGAGGCCGTCGTGATGTGCGGCGAGATCGGCGGCGAGGACGAGGAGCAGGCGGCGGCGTTCATCGACGAGAACATGGAGACGCCCGTCGCGGGCTTCATCGCCGGCCGGACCGCCCCGCCCGGAAAGCGGATGGGCCACGCCGGCGCCATCGTCTCGGGTTCGGGAACCGGCACCGCGGAATCGAAGATCGACGCGCTCAACGACGCGGGCGTCCCCGTCGGCGACACTCCCGAGGAGGTCGCCGATAACGTCGAGGAGCTGCTGTAG